The following is a genomic window from Streptomyces sp. BHT-5-2.
GTGGACTCGGCCGCGAGCTGCTCGGGCGTCAGCCTGGCGCCTGTGTGGCCGAGCATCTGTGCCGCCCGGTCCTTGGGCAGCAGCATCTTCTTGAAGAAGTCGCCGCTGGCGTCCTTGTACTGCGTCAGGCGCTTGGTGTCGAGCTGGTAGACGTTCTGCGGCAGGCCGGAGTCCATGCCGAGGTCGCCGTGCCAGGCGTTCACCGACAGGACGGGGAAGTCCGGGGCGGGGAACTGGGAGAACATCGACCCGGAGTTCTTGCCGCCGAAGGTCGGGACGAACAGCGCCTGGAAGCCGAGCTGGTTGCGCTTGCCGTCCTTGTTCTGTGCGCCGGGGACCTTCACCACGCCGGAGGAGGTGAAGTTCTTCGGGTCCTGCGGGAGGAAGGGCACCGCGCCGTGGTAGACGACCTTGCCGCGGCCGTCCTTGACGGTGACGACCGGCGCGTAGCCGTGCGAGAGCAGGTAGACCTTGTTGCCGGCGATGTCGAGCGGGGTGTTCACCTCGATCGACTTCTTGTGCTCGGTGCCGTCCGCGCCGGTGAAGTAGGTGATGTTGGCGCGGAAGGTGCGGGGGGTGCCCTTCTGCGGGCCGGTCCGCTCGTAGGTCGCGTCGAAGGAGTCCATGGTGAAGCCGAACGGCTCCATGGTGTCGGTGTCGAAGAACGGGCCGGAGGAGAAGTCGTCGTACTGGGTGAGGCTGTTGGAGAAGCCGTCGCCCTCGGTGACCAGCTTGCCGCCCTCGGACTTCCACAGGCCGCCGACGGCGAACGCCACCAGCATCACGATCAGCGCGACGTGGAAGAGGAGGTTGCCGGCCTCGCGCAGATAGCCCTTCTCGGAGGCGACCGCGGTGCCCTCCCGGCGGATCCGGAAGCGCCGCTTCCGGAGCATCCGCTCGGCGGCGTCCAGGACCTGCTCGGGCCGCGCGTCGGTGTGCCAGGTGGTGTACGCGGGCAGCCGGGTCAGCCGGCGCGGGGCGGCCGGCGGGCGGCCGCGGAGCTGCCCGACGAACTGCCAGGCGCGCGGCACGATGCAGCCGATCAGCGAGATGAACAGCAGCAGGTAGATCGCCGAGAACCACACCGAGCTGTAGACGTGGAACATCCCCAGCTTGTCGTAGACCTCGGCGAGGGTGGCGTGCTTCTCCTTGAACGCGTCGACCTTGACCGGGTCGATGCTGGTCTGCGGGATCAGCGAGCCGGGGATCGCGCCGATGGACAGCAGGAAGAGCAGCAGCAGCGCGACCCGCATGGAGGTCAGCTGGCGCCAGAACCAGCGCACCCAGCCGATCGGGCCGAGCGAGGGGAGGGAGACGTCCTCCTTGGGCGCGGTGCTGAGCTGGGATCCGGCGGCGCCGAGATCACCGCTCTCGTCGGCGGTGGCGCCCGGCTCGTCCGGGGCGTCGGTCTTGGTGGACATCAATCAGATCCCAACGGTGATGCTTTGCGTCCAGCTCTGCAGCTGGGACATCAGGATGTCCCAGACACCTGTGAGGAGAAGGACGCCGAGGGCGATCATCATGCCCCCGCCGGCCCTCATCACCCAGACGTAGTGCCGCTTGACCCAGCCGAAGGCGCCGAGCATCCGGCGGAAGGCGAGCGCCACCGCGATGAACGGCAGCCCCAGGCCCAGGCAGTACGCGACGGTGAGCAGCGCGCCGCGGCCGGCGCTGGCGTCGTAGAAGGAGAGGGTGTTGACGGCGGTGAGGGTGGGGCCGAGGCAGGGCGTCCAGCCGACACCGAAGAGCACGCCGAGCACCGGCGCGCCGGCCAGCCCCATCGCGGGCTTCTTGTGGAACCGCACTTCGCGCTGGCCGAACCGCTTCAGGACGCCGGCGAAGGCCAGCCCGAGCAGGATCATCAGCACGCCCAGGACGCGCGAGATGACGTCCTTGTAGTCCTGGAGGGTCTTGCCGAAGAAGCCGAAGAGGGCGCCGCCGGAGACGAAGACGGCGGTGAAGCCGAGGACGAAGAGGCCGGCGCCGGCCAGCATCCGGCCGCGCCGGGCGTCGGCGAGGTCGGTGCCGGTGACGCCGGTGACGTAGGACATGTAGCCGGGGACGAGGGGCAGGACGCAGGGCGAGAAGAACGAGACCAGGCCGGCGAAGAGGGCCACCGGGACGGCCGCGATCAGGGCGCCGCTGAGGACGGTCTGGTTCTCCGCTGCGGTGGCGGCGAGCGCGATCACGCGATCACTTCTCGGCGATCAGCGGGTCGACCATCTTGCGCAGGTCGTCCTCGGCGAGCGGGCCGATCGACCGTGCGGCGATCCGGCCCTGCCGGTCGATGGCGATGGTGGAGGGGATCGACTGCGGGTTGAGGCTGCCCTTGGGGAAGCGCAGCATCAGCTTGCCGGTGGGGTCGAACAGGCTCGGGTAGGGCACCTTGTGCTCCGACTCGAACTCGGTGGCCTGCGACTTCTCGGCGTCACGGGTGTTGATCCCGACGAACTGGACGCCCTTGTCCTTGACCTCGTTCGCGACCTTGGCGAAGTTGGGGGCCTCGGCGATGCAGGGGCCGCACCACGATCCCCAGACGTTGACGACGACGACCTTGCCCTTGTAGGCGGCGACGTCCAGGTGCTTGCCGGTGGTGGTCTCGCCGGACAGTTCGGGCGCCGGCTGCCGCTCGTCGGGCTTGACGGTGTCGACACCGTTCTTGCCCTGGACGAAGCGGGTCTGCGCCGAGCCTCCGGCGGCACCGTCGCCGCAGGCGCTCAGCGTCAGCGAGGCGGCCGCCGCTCCCGCGGCGTACAGGGCGAGACGGCGGCGACTGGTGAGGCGGCGGAGGGCGCGGCTGTCACTCATGTGAAAAGTTTCGCATGGGCCGATTACGGATCTTCCGCGCCCCCCTCGCCCCGT
Proteins encoded in this region:
- a CDS encoding cytochrome c biogenesis CcdA family protein — its product is MIALAATAAENQTVLSGALIAAVPVALFAGLVSFFSPCVLPLVPGYMSYVTGVTGTDLADARRGRMLAGAGLFVLGFTAVFVSGGALFGFFGKTLQDYKDVISRVLGVLMILLGLAFAGVLKRFGQREVRFHKKPAMGLAGAPVLGVLFGVGWTPCLGPTLTAVNTLSFYDASAGRGALLTVAYCLGLGLPFIAVALAFRRMLGAFGWVKRHYVWVMRAGGGMMIALGVLLLTGVWDILMSQLQSWTQSITVGI
- a CDS encoding cytochrome c biogenesis protein ResB produces the protein MSTKTDAPDEPGATADESGDLGAAGSQLSTAPKEDVSLPSLGPIGWVRWFWRQLTSMRVALLLLFLLSIGAIPGSLIPQTSIDPVKVDAFKEKHATLAEVYDKLGMFHVYSSVWFSAIYLLLFISLIGCIVPRAWQFVGQLRGRPPAAPRRLTRLPAYTTWHTDARPEQVLDAAERMLRKRRFRIRREGTAVASEKGYLREAGNLLFHVALIVMLVAFAVGGLWKSEGGKLVTEGDGFSNSLTQYDDFSSGPFFDTDTMEPFGFTMDSFDATYERTGPQKGTPRTFRANITYFTGADGTEHKKSIEVNTPLDIAGNKVYLLSHGYAPVVTVKDGRGKVVYHGAVPFLPQDPKNFTSSGVVKVPGAQNKDGKRNQLGFQALFVPTFGGKNSGSMFSQFPAPDFPVLSVNAWHGDLGMDSGLPQNVYQLDTKRLTQYKDASGDFFKKMLLPKDRAAQMLGHTGARLTPEQLAAESTMNLPDGDGSITFEGIKTWASFKIAHQPGNGLALTGAVCALLGLAASLFIQRRRVWVRAERADDSGVTVVEMAGLGRSESARVAEELAALAAELTPGAPLASPAADTADGPGTSAEDPTEPSDSADPADPSEGARA
- a CDS encoding TlpA disulfide reductase family protein, which produces MSDSRALRRLTSRRRLALYAAGAAAASLTLSACGDGAAGGSAQTRFVQGKNGVDTVKPDERQPAPELSGETTTGKHLDVAAYKGKVVVVNVWGSWCGPCIAEAPNFAKVANEVKDKGVQFVGINTRDAEKSQATEFESEHKVPYPSLFDPTGKLMLRFPKGSLNPQSIPSTIAIDRQGRIAARSIGPLAEDDLRKMVDPLIAEK